The proteins below are encoded in one region of Candidatus Omnitrophota bacterium:
- a CDS encoding HU family DNA-binding protein, with protein MNKAQLVDVIAGQTATKKQAQEIIEAVWDSIKSSLKKKEDVAISGFGTFKVKQTKARMGRNPKTGETIQIPAKKKVAFRASKDLKSLLA; from the coding sequence ATGAACAAGGCACAGTTGGTTGATGTAATCGCCGGACAAACTGCTACCAAAAAGCAGGCTCAAGAAATCATAGAAGCAGTTTGGGATTCAATTAAAAGCAGCTTAAAGAAAAAAGAAGATGTAGCTATTTCTGGTTTTGGAACATTTAAAGTAAAACAAACAAAAGCCAGAATGGGAAGAAACCCTAAAACTGGTGAAACAATCCAGATTCCTGCAAAGAAAAAAGTTGCTTTTCGCGCATCAAAAGATCTAAAGTCTCTTCTTGCATAA